In Atopobium sp. oral taxon 416, the genomic stretch TCACGTTGAATTTTTCGGACTGGGTCTTGCGCACCGGATACGTCGAGGCACCGTCGGCCGTCTGCAACTTACCGACATTCCCATTCCATGTTACGCGAGTGTGGAATCCGAAATACCGACCGGCATTCAACCTCTTTGAGAGAGGGACTTCTCGACGCGAGCGAACCTTCTCGAGAATCGACAGCTGTTGAGTTGTTCTTATGAATGTTTCCATTCCCTCTTCAAGAAGTGGCCTTATAGACTCGCTTGTGTTCACTCCATCATGACTCACGACCTTACAGAGGCCATGACTATCTCGAGTCCACAGGAAGTAACAGACACCACCCTTTATCTCCACTCCCGGGAAGCAGTCAGAAGCAGACGGGAAATCATGGAGCACTCGAATCCTGTCGTCATGCAACATCGTGGATCGGAATTCATCAAGACCACGGCCGCCCATATACCAGCGAGCCGGAATGATCATTGTCAAAAACCTGGGATTTAGCCTCTTAGCTTGCTCTACAAACTTCTGATAAATGGGCATAGCGCTAGCGCTGTTTCCACCGTCACTCAACTGGTACGGCGGGTTGCCTACTATCACATCAAACTTCATCTTGAAGATGTCCTCTGGTCTCTTGGTATGGATGAACTCATACGCATGACTCTCTAGGTCCGCTGAGCGCCGGTACTCCTTCTCCGATGCCCCACAGTAGACGCACTTGCCATCCTTCCAGGTGTGTCGGATGCCGCGGAACCGGACGTTACCTTCTTCATGGTCGAATAGGGAGACCGAGAACCTGCCGTTTGCATACTTGGAGCAATAGAGGCTCCTCCTGCTCATGAGGGAAGTCATCTCGGTGATTGCGATTCCGAAGAGCTGCTCGTGCATTATGTGGTCGACTCGCTCCTGGAGGTCCGGGTAGATAGGCGCGAGCCCCTCTATGAACCTTTTCGCCGCCTCCCGGAGAAACACGCCCGACTTGCAGCACGGATCGAGAATCCGGACGTTAGGGTCCTCCCACAACTCCTTCGGGAGCATGTCGAGGACACGGTTCGCGAGCTCCGGTGGGGTGAACACCTCGTCGTTGCTGAGGTTGGCGAGACACGTTAGGACATCGGGGTTATATGTCCTCTCGAGAAGGCTAGCCATTCTTCGAAACCTCCCTGTAGTCAACAGGCGGATACTCTCGAATCGAGGCGGGGATGAGCCCGTCAATCTCAGAGTCGTATTCCCATCCGGTTTGAAAAAGGCCGAGCTGGTCGCCCTGCTTCGTGTCACCGCCAGCCATTAGCTCGTCGAGCCGATAGTCCTTCCTCTTCACGAGGTCCCCGGTCACCATCGACCACTCTGAGAAGATAATTGGAGAGCCGTCGTCCTGCACCATCGTGAGGGCGTCCCCGCACAGGACATTCTTTTCGAGGACGTAACGGATGGCGTCAAGGAACGCCTGCTCCGCCTGCTTGCCAATCGCGTCCCGGGCGGCAGCCTCAACGATGCGTAAGAGCCTCTGCCGGCACTCCGCCACGTTGTCGGTCATGATGTCCACACCATAGATGCTCGAGACCGCAACGAACACGTAGCGCATGTACTCCTGGGGGCTCCGTGAGTATCGCTTTGCCACAACCGCAAGCTTCCGCCTTAGCACCTCGGCGAGGAAGTTACCGTCACCGCAAGCCGGCTCGAGGAACCGGGAGTCGATGCGCTCGGTCTCTTGCTTCACCAGGTCGAGCATGGCGTTGACCTCGCGCTCGTTGGTGAAGACCTCGCCGTGTTCCTGTACACGCTCGCGCGACTTTACCTGCCCTGCCACGTTAGCGCCTCCCGGAGGTGAGCTCGTTGATAACGCACGAGCGCAGGAAGGCCGAGAAGCTTACCCCACGTAGACGCGCCGTCTCAGTCGCCGCCTCCTTGAGGTTCTTGGGCACACGAAAGGTGACGGCGGTCTGGTCGCCCTCGGCTAAGAAACCCTGAATCTGGGTCTCGCTAGCCCCGCCCTCGACAAGCTCGGAGTAATTCATCTGTCTCCTCAGGGTATAATCAACAAAATGCAATAATTATGCAGTAATCATACCACGAGCGACAAGCGCGTCGCTCACGAGGTGTCATCGGCTGGCCCAGAGAGAGGGATGACTTGGTAAAGACCGCGCAAATGGACAGAAAAAAAGATCGAGAAAGCCGCCGTGAACCGCGTGTGCGACCTTATCCAGCAGTGCGATACTATCGATGATAAGCTAAAAGAGGGTGATAAGAACATCCTCATAGACGGTTTCCTCGATCTGTACAGCTCACCGGAGCAGAGGGTCGAGAACCTGCGTGCGGAGATTCCCGTTCAGGTCAAAGGTACGATGGGGAAGCTGAAGCCCAACAAGCACGGTGTGGTGAAGTTCATGGCACGCGCCAAGGCACTCAAACGCTACAGGGACGTGTACTACGGCGTACTTCTTTTCGTTGTCGGCGTGAACAAGAACTCCCGTCTTGGCGAGGATGTCTTCTTCGCGCAGCTCTTGCCCTACAACATCAACTGTGCGCTGTCAAAGACATGCCCAAATCAGGAGAAGACGTCGGTACCTATCAAGCCATTCCCGACAAACCCGAAAGAGATGACAAGGATCATCACGGCGCTCAACGCCAACCGGAAAAAGCAGATGAAGGCTAAGGTCGTCGCATACGACTTCGATGGAGATACAAAAACCCTGCCAGAAGATATCAACTCTATATCAGTCTCGACCCAGTTGTACAAAGGCGAACGTGTGACAACGATAGCCGGTTTGGAAAACGCCTACGTCTACGGCAAGGACATGGAGGGCCAGCTCGTCGTGCTCGGGAAAATTGAGGACGTGGCAATGTTCGCCAGAGGTGCTGAAGTCAATGTTGCGTCCGGGGACTTCGAGCTGACGACGCTGCTGATGCTGGGCGACCATCGTGAGGGCACCTACATTGAGTTCGAGGGCGTGAGCATGATCCTGCGCGATGACCACAGGGTCACGCTGAGCTTCGGCATCAAGGGCCCGATCCGCAGGAGGTACAACACGGCCCGGTTCGTCCACGAGTTCATGCGCACGGGCGAACTAAGGGTCGAAGGGAAGACGTTATTGCGGACCAAGATCGAGAGTGACCCGGATCTCGAGATGCGCCTGGACGAGGACGTGTGTGCATGCGGCGAGTTTGTCGAGACGCTGGGCGCGCTCAGTATCGCCGTCGACTGGGATTCTGCTGACATGACGACAAAGGAGCTAAACGATCTCGCCCTCATGCACCGCCTGCTGGTGGAAGGAAAGCCATGGGCCGGCCAAGATATAGAGTCGCCGATTGTCCACTTCGACATCCAGGGATGTAGGGTCTATGCGCTCGTCCGGAAATGTGGGGATGGCAGCTACGCCTTCACGGGCCTCGACTCCGACCAGCTGTGCTTCTCCTTCTCTTCGCCAGATGAGAAGGAGCCGGAGGTGAGGGGGCCGTTCGAGCCGGTTCCCGCTGCGATGGTGCTTGGCAAGGACGACCTTCAGAAGGCTGTGAACCTAGACCTGGGGAAGTTCGATGCGCAGTTCGACCGTTTCCCGGTGACCGTGGGCAACCAGACGCCGCTCAACCAGAAGCTCCTGGACATGCTCACGGCCTATGACGAGGGTGCCAGGCAGCCGCAGGGCCTGCTCGCATGCGCGGCGGTACTAGCGCGAAGACTGCACGAGTTCGACCAGAAAAGCCAGACCTACCTGCTCAACCTGTTGCAGACGATAGGGCGCAAGCGTGAGTTCAACGAGGAGGAGAAGTCCGCGCTAGGGAAACGATGATTAATTCGCCTCGATGAGGTAGCTGGGGCCACACGCTGTATGACATCGGCTCAAAATGTCTCGAACCACACAGTGCCCATATCCACATAGATGCCTATCTGCCTTCTGGATATGGTATAGCTACATCCACGTATTCCAGCATATCCAAAAGGAAGATATGGACAGATAGATGAGCTTTGAAGACCTTAAATCCTAAGGTCTAAGGAGAAAGACTGGGCGAGAGGCACTCCTGGAGCGGATGGATGCAATCGTTGTGTGGGATAGCTGGGCTCTCAGACGAGGGAACTTAAAGATGCTATCCTGGATTGTCACTCCTGGTAGCGCTTCTGTGCACGCAGACCTCATGCAAGCGCAGGTGCCAGATGCGACGACACTTGC encodes the following:
- a CDS encoding SAM-dependent DNA methyltransferase — encoded protein: MAGQVKSRERVQEHGEVFTNEREVNAMLDLVKQETERIDSRFLEPACGDGNFLAEVLRRKLAVVAKRYSRSPQEYMRYVFVAVSSIYGVDIMTDNVAECRQRLLRIVEAAARDAIGKQAEQAFLDAIRYVLEKNVLCGDALTMVQDDGSPIIFSEWSMVTGDLVKRKDYRLDELMAGGDTKQGDQLGLFQTGWEYDSEIDGLIPASIREYPPVDYREVSKNG
- a CDS encoding Eco57I restriction-modification methylase domain-containing protein, giving the protein MASLLERTYNPDVLTCLANLSNDEVFTPPELANRVLDMLPKELWEDPNVRILDPCCKSGVFLREAAKRFIEGLAPIYPDLQERVDHIMHEQLFGIAITEMTSLMSRRSLYCSKYANGRFSVSLFDHEEGNVRFRGIRHTWKDGKCVYCGASEKEYRRSADLESHAYEFIHTKRPEDIFKMKFDVIVGNPPYQLSDGGNSASAMPIYQKFVEQAKRLNPRFLTMIIPARWYMGGRGLDEFRSTMLHDDRIRVLHDFPSASDCFPGVEIKGGVCYFLWTRDSHGLCKVVSHDGVNTSESIRPLLEEGMETFIRTTQQLSILEKVRSRREVPLSKRLNAGRYFGFHTRVTWNGNVGKLQTADGASTYPVRKTQSEKFNVKVYVSHGECWISPENVTRHSEDVGKYKVLIPRAGNPGSSILGKLRISEPGSCSSNTYNVIILGDELDEAENLVSYLKTKFVRYMIATRTATQDMAPKAFEFVPDPDISHKWTDAQLYEKYGLDEKEIETIESSIPEME